tttcccttataacatggttataagggaaaataatagcattcttaatacagaatgcatagtacaatagggctggaggggttaaaaaaattaataaataacaatttaactcaccttaatccacttgatcgcgcagcccagcttctcttctgtcttcttctttgaggaataggacctttgatgacgtcactgcgctcatcacatggtctatcaatgatcgtttaccatggtgatggatcatgcgacggaccatgtgatgagcgcagtgacatcatcaaaggtcctattcctcaaagaagaagacagaagagaagccgggctgcgggatcaagtggattaaggcgagttaaattattatgtgacggactatgtgatgagcgcagtgacgtcataaaaggtcctattcctcaaagaagaagacagaagagaagccgggctgcgcgatcaagtggattaaggtgagttaaattattttttttaacccctccagccttattgtactatgcatactgtattaagaatgctattattttcccttataaccatgttataagggaaaataataatgatcgggtccccatcccgatcctctcctagaaaccgtgcatgagaatcgcaccgcatccgcacttgcttgtgattttcacgcagccccattcacttctatgacacTCGTAAAGCATGCTCTAAGGGTTTGAGAAAGTAAGATAATGTGTAATGCTGTGCTACTAAACCAGCGTATGTAAGCCTGTCTAGGGTGATACTGTAGCGGATACATTGTCTTGGCAGCatagcattatatattataggcttagatacactgaaTAAATCGCCTGTCTCAAATACATAAGTCTAAGACTTGTTTTTCTCCCTGCGTGGGTTAATTGTCAGGTTGCCATAGGTTTATTGTTTGTGCGGTTtgagatatacatatatatgaaaAACACTTTACAAAGGCATCCACACTTTTGTTCCATAATATATTTCCTTCCTGATGGTTTTCTGATTTAGTAGGTCGTCAACCTTGTGGATGTTAGGGCTACTCTATCATTCTCTTAGTTTTAACAAACCATGTGAGTATAAGTTTCTGCATCACTACAAAGTTCCTGCCTCACTATCAAGTACTTATTTGAGCCACAGCACTTTATGCGCCTGCGTGATAGCGTCCAGCAGGCCCCCTACGTGTATATCGGCTTTTGCCCTATTCCAAGATGGCGATCATAACCTCAGCGCCAACTGCGCATGTGTGATCGCATCTTTTAGCTTCGGCATCTTTCCGGAGCCCTAGTCATGTGCGCCTTCACTCTAGGGGTCCTGCCCATGTTGCCCTGCCTATCAGGACCATATAAGTTGGCGCTTTCCACTCCTTCAGTTCCTTCCTCACTAGTGTAAGTTCAACAAACCTTTGTTTCTCATTATCTCCTGTTACCTATAGTTGCCGCTTTCCTCTGTTGCTCACTTTAGTCCTCTACCCTCCAGGTTTTCATTCTTTACACTGTCTCTTTAAATTACTTGTAATTATGGATTTACTTACTTGTTTTCCTAGCTAGACATGTGGTTCTAGTACTTGGGGTACTTGTCAAGACCCCATACTGTTCTATATAGTGTATAGCTGCATTGTGTCTATCACAAAATAATTCCGGATTATGTAAAGTCAAattatgaatttttgatcatgtTTTATTTTCTGTAAGAATCATGGATCATATATAATCATGTCGACCTGTAATTCATACAACCTTGATCTGTATCATAATTAAGTTTTCAATTAATTGCTAATTTGTTATATTTCTGTTCattagcctgatgaagggctaccTATAGCCCGAAACGTTGTCTTAATGTATCGCATATCATCATGTCCGGCTGAATACAAGTCACAGATTTTCACCTTCAATTTTGGAGTGCTGTCAATTTGTATATTTATGGATGAAAGTGTTCCTGAGGTGAAGCTGGGAACAAATCTAGACAAGCACCCAGAGAAAGCCAGTTATTAGAGGAGTGCTGTGATCATTCGGTTTGCCTCACCATCCATTTTGACATCCACCACAGAACCTTGCAGTGATTATGACTCAGGTTATGATACCATTGCAGGAAATATCTCTCCATGAGCGATGGCACATGTCCCTCCTTACAGGGTGTCTCTAGCAAAAGGAGAACTTGTACCTTCTGTTTAAGCATGTGATAAAGAATCTGTGTCCTTTTGTGAGATGTACGGAATCCCCGGACATTTAGAGATCCAACTGTCAAGAGAGTCATCTCTGCCAAGGACCAGAACTTAGAtaaagagaagaagaaaaaaaaaaaaaaaaggggggggggggggcttaaagAAGGGGAAAGAGAAGAAAAAGTAAGAAACAGAGAATGGTGAAAGTATAGTGAATAGGGATGTATATTTACAACCATGTACAGTATTATATGGACTATAGAGAAATTGCAGCAGAGAAGTCAAGCGAATAAGTGAGTACCTATTGTAGGAGCAAGCTTTCAACAGAGGAGCTTCCTCCCTGGACAGAAAAGGGATCCCAATGAGAAAGCTGAAGACTATACGTGAAAACAATAACGTCACAAATAAGATGTTATGTTTTATTGCCTATTATATTATGTCTGCCCACACGCACAAACAACACTTCCCTTTACAGACTccgactgatctgatattgataatctCATTAGGTTATCAATATTGTTAGCCCAAAAGGAACCATTATGAGAGCCAATGATTTCTACACGTGCCATACAGATTAATGTTACAGGAACATTTTATTGTTTTCTAATGCTGTACCTGAAACCAACAAATGAATGCAAAATAAAATACATTGTACAATGTGTACAACTAGAAAAGACTAGAACAGTTAAACATACACAAAGCAGACTTGTGAACTATGTCAAAAGCTACTATGCAGGTCCCACACCCTGCTGTATCTTCCTCATCAACTCTTCATCTTGCATTGAAAGTTCTGTAAGTTTCTTGCCCATTCGTTCATGGATATCAAGATATTTAGAGACACAGCGGTCGAGGCATACACTCTCTCCCTTGGACAACTCTGGTTCCTTGTAGTGAGGGGGGACACACTTTTTGTGACAAGCACCAGTCATtctagaagaaaataaaaaataaaatatcaaaatatataaaaagtgacatttcaacaaactattaaccctttcaggaccccaccatatttcaccttaaagagacCCTGTCACCACGGAGTATTCAAAATTATATTACAATAGGGAGGAGGTACAATTAAAcacaaattagaatattgtgcaatatTAATTcattttagtaatgcaacttaaaaggtgaaactaacatatgagatagactcattacatgcaaagcgagatatttgaagcctttatttgttttaatttggataattatggcttatagcttatgaaaccccaaagtcacaattttgaggtaccct
This window of the Bufo bufo chromosome 6, aBufBuf1.1, whole genome shotgun sequence genome carries:
- the TIMM10 gene encoding mitochondrial import inner membrane translocase subunit Tim10, with product MDPLRAQQLAAELEVEMMADMYNRMTGACHKKCVPPHYKEPELSKGESVCLDRCVSKYLDIHERMGKKLTELSMQDEELMRKIQQGVGPA